The Drosophila sechellia strain sech25 chromosome 2R, ASM438219v1, whole genome shotgun sequence nucleotide sequence GAAGAGTAATTCAGGCCAGGAATTCAGTGTGTGGGATATACAGATGGCACTTTTTATGATCAATGCTAAAAGCATACGATACTTTAATAGCAAACAAATTCTATAATTTGTGGTGATTCTATGCTAGTGCCTAAAATACAAGATATAACTTTCTATGTGCCATAGTTCtattctatatttttttgtttctttttatctGTGAAATGCAGAATTTATGCTTCTGCTTAAAtcttaataatataattagtTGCAGATGCACACACAGCGACAACAATCTCCTGGCAAATATGATTTTCCCTACTCTCCCAGTGCGCACAATTTGATTATGCCATGTCCAGCAGCTATTTTAGATTTGATTTTTCTGCACGTTTCTCAGTTTTCGCAGCGTGATGTTTTTGTTCGCAACCAAACCCCTTTTCACTCGTTgagtatttttcatattttaatttaaattagagGGCAACACCCACTAAGCCACTCACTGGATGACGATGGCTacgaggatgatgatgatggcgatggcgatggtgatgatgaCGGCAGCTGCAGACAGTGGAAAGCTGGTCGTAACTCAGTCAGACACTCGCTCCGAGCTTAACGCGCTGATGTATGCTAATGAGCCGGCATTGTCGCCGGATCCGTCTGCTTCCCTTGCTCCTGGCCCAGCTCTGCCTCCCGATCCTGCTCCGGACCTAACTCGATTGCCGGGGGAGGAGCTGCAGCCGGAGAGCTTccataaatatgcataatGCAATTAACAGCCAAATGTAATTGCAAGCCAGAACAAGGAGCAAAAAATAGAAAGAGGAAAATAAAGACAGACTGGCATTAGCAGCTGACAAACCACCCGCATGGCAGTCACTGTCCCGTCACATCACTTCACATCACATCTCTTGGTGAAGCATGACAGTCGCTCTGCTCCTTTGGCTTTGCATATGCCCGACTTTTCCGATTCTCCGATTTTCCGACTTTCCCGGCCTGGCCAACCTGTTCGCTCACACACTTAATTAGGCTATTAAACAATTGCAGAACGCATGCTTGCTAGGCCTGTCTCCAACCAGTTTGCAACTCGCAGTTCCGCCTCGGTCCAATCCAAaatccgatccgatcccaGCCGAATAGCTTCGAATCTGCCGCGAATCTGTGCCAAATTTCGCATAGGCACTGCCTAGCCAACTTAAGGCCAAATCGAAAAACCGACAAAACTGAATAACCGTTGCGTGCCTAGGCCCAGTCAGCGTCTTTCGATATGGCCGTGCCTGTGTCTTTACACTCGAAAAAATTGCAATCAACAGGGACGAATAGTATACATTCAATACTCTTGTAACTGTTTGTATATCATCGTGAATGGATGTATCTTGAGTTGGTAATCTAAACTGAGGAAATACACGAATTCTGGAAACATTAGTTAATATGTTTATTGTATTTCTCCCAGTGTGGCCTGCCTTTGCCTCCGTCTATCTGCGCGTATGGCCAACTCCGCTGGATTTACTTGACTTGGCCTGGCTGATTGGGCGCGCGttgttttgcatttccagGCCAGAAACGGCGGCTGCgtaataaaatgcattttaatttggctaaatgttcaattaaatttaaacatgCGCAGTCCGCTGTTTGCAATTTTGTGTTGCCTGTCGCCGTTGCATTGAAGTTGAGTTGCAGGAGAAGTGAATGTGTGCGACAGGACCCTCTTCCGATTTTCTCCAATTTTCGACCAGCTCTTTTTCGTCCAGCAGGCCTCGATCGAAATTTCGACTACGAAGcaagaaattttaaattagcGATTCATGTAACGGCCTTACGGTACACAAAATTGTCAAAAttccattttcattaaaaGTTTTGGCTAATGTTTTGGTCCTCCCTATTAAGGGGCTTCAGCTCACGTCAGAGCGGCTCCTCGAATAAGCCCCCAAAGCCTCCAAGTCCACCGAAGCCGCCATCGTCACCATCTCCACCAAAGCCTCCTTCTGCCAAGGGAGAATGCAAGGTCCGGACGCACTGCGTTCCGGCCGCCTTCTGCGCCGAACGGGATAAGTTCAAGTCGATGTGGGATCCGCCGAAGAACCTGCCTCCGCCGTATCCCTTCGTGGTCAGCCGATCCAATGAGTTGTGCTGCGAACCCAACTGCACCAAGCCACTGCCCTCGTTCGACGAGATGTATTACCGACCCTCGTGCAAGGACGGTCCCTACCAGCGCCACTGGGTGGAGTGTCCCAAGTTCATGATCCGCAAGAAGATAATCTGCGCCTACGACAAGCTGGAGGCTCTGAGCCCCGCCCGTCGGGTGGCCAAGAGGCGCGAGCGGACAACGCTCAGCGCCGCAGCCACAGGACCCTGTCCCCATTTTGCTCCCTTGGCACGCTGCGTGCCAGGACGTCGTCCGCCCAGATGCCACGCGGCCAAGACGCCCTCCTGCTGCCGCAGGCTGTGTGCCCCTATGCCCTGCTGGTCGGATTGTAAGCAGCCTAAGCTGGCCAAGCGACCATTTCGACCTCGGGAGTGCGAGTGCCGATTCCCTCTGAGCCTCTGCGAAGCGGAGCGGGGTCGCCAGTGGGTCAAAATTCATGGTGAGAACCACGTCTGTCCCAGTGCCATAAAGAAGGCCAAGAAGGCGAGGAAAGCCATGCtcgagaaaaagaaaaatgataAGAGTAAGAAGGATAAGGGCAAGGGTAAGAAGAAAGATAAGGACaacgataaaaataaaaaataagttttaaaTGTTATAAGTTTATTTCTTTGGTCATTGGTGCTCTTGTATTACTCGGTTTCAGCCTCCAGAATTGTTGCTTTGTACTTGCTTTGGCCAGACTCCAGATCGTTTAAAGCCTGCTTCAGAGCCATGCGCATGAGAAGACGGGACTCGGACTCGGTCAGCTGAGCAGAAACTTTGTACCCATCTTTATCCAAATGGGTACCTGTGGCGAATTGGGGTTCCTGGTTCAAGGGCTGCTCTTCAATTGACTCGGTGCAAAGGCTACTAGTGGGCTCCTTGGCAGGAACTTCGATGGTCTTAAAGGGCCTGTAGGTGTGTATTGCTTCCTTAGGCTGAATGTCCTGCGAGTCATCAGTCTTGGGAGTATTCTCATTTGTTTTTGAAGGGCTGGACACAATTTGGTCGATTTCGTGAGATTTCAGCTCTTCCCCGATGTCCTCCTCGGATATCGAACCCTCAGAAACTACCGAACTAGATTGATTAGACATTTCACCGGTTAACTCAGAATCCAAAGACTGATTTGCTTCCATCTCGTGATCCATTTTAAGTTGATCGGTGACATCCCTCGTTAGTTCAGAATCAAAAGACTGGTTCGAACTCTCGCTATGATCTAGGTTCTCTACATCACCCAATCCAGATGGTTCTGATAACGCACTGCCTACCTCCGAATGCATAGAATCTGCAACATCTAGCTGAGATTGATGGGAACTTGCACTATCCACTGACTGATTTGATTCCTCCTCATGATCCAAACTTTCACTTATGTTGGGTTGGTTGAGTGCAAAGGAAGCCACTTCCGGCTCAGAGTTAATCATTCCCATTGTTTTTTCACCTCCTCCCATAGTATTCAGAATAAGTGAAATCTGACTAAGCTCTTGCATCATGAAGTCCACATTCTTTCGAACGGATGTGAGAGAAGTTTTCTCAAAGCTGGTAAATGGTTCTTGGGACTCCTGATTCTTGGCGAGCTGTTCTCGCAGGGAGCGCGTTCTTGCGAATTGTAATTCTTCTTGAATTCCTGATTGGTCTCCGTCAGCGAATTGCAACTGATCATCCTGAGATTCATTGATTGGCTGCCGGTATGGATCCTCCACCTCACTAGGACTTGGTAGTCCTGCCAATTGCTCCACGTCAAGCTCGTCATTTTTCCAGCCCCACGATGCAGTTATATCGTCATTGCTATCCTCCTTGTTCTCTGTAACATGGTGAACGTTTTCGTCCTTCGCCTCCGGCCACACAAATAGGTGACTTGTGTGATCCACCTGCGtttcctttttgaatttcttcacaTTATTTTCCGTTTTGTCCGATACGTGTGGGATAATGGTCGAATCCGAACTGTCGGACAAGAGTCGCCAAAGATTTCGGTGAGCTGTGCTGGAGCAGATGATTCTACGCGATAGTCCGCAGAAAACCGAGAGGCGAggcatatttaaattttgaacGAGGCCtagaattttgaattttaaacaGGGTTCCGAATGCCAATTGAATGAGATATTAAATGTACTTCAACTGACAGATTTTCCGTTGGGTTGCTGGGATGGGGATTCCACAGGGACACCCATTACCACCAGAAATCATAAATACAAGTTTGTGATTTCTGGTGAAGAAGGGCTTGCCGGTGAGGACTTTGGTCTCTGTTGGAATTTCTGTTACATATGGTGTTTCAGAAATTCCAGCGAAGACCAGAGTTACTATAACCTTCGACTATGGACTTCATGTTCCCCTGGAAGTACAGGGCCAGATGCttatgttgttgttttccaTGTGCCGTCCTCGTCGGATCTGCTCGCACTGAGACGCCTTTTTTAGGCACTCACACTCTGGTGGCCGGGTTGGGATAACAGCGGGATCCTCCTGAACGCACTCGGAGTAACTCGGGAACGGGCACTTGATCTTCTCGCAATCGGAAGGACCGGGGAATGCCCTGCAATCGGGCGGTATTCGAGCGGTTCGACAACACGGCATACGGACGCGCAAGCAACCCTTGTACCTTTTGTTTAGGCACTTATAGCGCTTCCTTTCGTGTTCTGCGAGACAAGCGGATCGCGGGCAGATGGGCAAATCCCGCCGCAGGACCTCCGGTGGAATGGCGTCGCACCAGCAGCAGACCCGCTTCGGTACCATTTTCGGACAGCATTCCCACCAGGTGCGCTGGAACTCCCGGCACTTGTCCGACGGTGTGTAGTACAGAACGTCAAATCGCGTATCCTCACACTTCGGACAGCACTCCTCCGGGTAGTGCCACATAGCTTCCGGCCGATTAGTATCTTCATCCTTGTAGCTCTTCCACATCGAAACGAACTTGGTTTTCTTGCTCGGATCAGCGCATGGATTCGCCGAAATGCCGGTACTCACGCAACATGAGTACCGCGGATGGGTGCAGCCCTCCTCGCTGCAAGGACGAACTGGTGGATCCGTGGGACTGCCAGGTCGCTTCTTCACCACTTTGCAGTCGGGAACCTCACTCACGGGACAGAAGTCCTTACCCATCCTCGCCATTAAGGCGGTAACGTGAATAGATCGACACGTATCCTCCAGTGCTATAAGGCTGGGCATCAGCACAATTCTTTTGGCCAAAGAGTTGAGCATGGCTGGTGAACTTAAATTTGAGTTCCTTCTCGCAGAGGAAGTGTTGCCGAAACGAATGAATAAGTATGAGGTTAAGAGCTAAATATTGAGTTTCTCATATAGGGTTGTCACCTAACATTTTCAGTCAATTTCTATGTGTGCTTCTTATTCGGAAGACCCTAATTTGGACTACAACATTAAGCTGCGGAATACATTTGACAGTATTCATAACCAGACTTCACTCCGTATATAGGCCAATGATTAAAAAGACTATTACTTAACACATTACATCTTTAATACGTCGAATTGTGGAGAATCTTGGACCCTTGTTGCCAATCTCAAGTGCAACCCAATCACTACGCTAAAATGCGCGTGCAGTAATTGGTCTGCGTATGAGTTTGGCATCAGGATCGAGAACtatccaattttttttttgttaatagCAGTCCCGATACAGTTTTTGACGATCGAAGGCAAGCGGATGAGAAAACGACTTCTTTGGCAAACTAGGACAGTTCGGAGACTGGAAAAGGCTGACAAATGGAGCTGAGTACCGCCCACTCCCCGGATTCTTCCAATCTTCAAGGCCTCTTGATTTGTTGGGGAAAAGGGCGTGATTTCTAGAGAAGTTCAAGCGTTGCGGTTCGGTCTTTGGCAGCAGGCGGTCCTTGGCCCTAGCACAAATCTCATCCATGGCCTCCCGTTGGAATCTCTGTCCGATGCTCGTGATGGTACCCATCGGCTGCCACTTGTTGGCGGGCTTCAATGGGGGATGGACCTGGCCAGCAGCGTTCATTGGTTTCAGGAAGGCGGTAGTGGCTTCGCTCCTTGGCAAAGGACTTAGCACATTATCCACGCAGTGGGACTGATTCCGTCCCACGGGAGGCTGAGCACGGGAGTAGCGGACGAGGAGCTTGGTCAGGCGCTCGGCACACATCGTGGCCAATACAGAGGTACCCATCTCAGATCCTCACCAGTTCTCG carries:
- the LOC6608158 gene encoding uncharacterized protein LOC6608158, whose translation is MFWSSLLRGFSSRQSGSSNKPPKPPSPPKPPSSPSPPKPPSAKGECKVRTHCVPAAFCAERDKFKSMWDPPKNLPPPYPFVVSRSNELCCEPNCTKPLPSFDEMYYRPSCKDGPYQRHWVECPKFMIRKKIICAYDKLEALSPARRVAKRRERTTLSAAATGPCPHFAPLARCVPGRRPPRCHAAKTPSCCRRLCAPMPCWSDCKQPKLAKRPFRPRECECRFPLSLCEAERGRQWVKIHGENHVCPSAIKKAKKARKAMLEKKKNDKSKKDKGKGKKKDKDNDKNKK
- the LOC6608159 gene encoding uncharacterized protein LOC6608159, with product MPRLSVFCGLSRRIICSSTAHRNLWRLLSDSSDSTIIPHVSDKTENNVKKFKKETQVDHTSHLFVWPEAKDENVHHVTENKEDSNDDITASWGWKNDELDVEQLAGLPSPSEVEDPYRQPINESQDDQLQFADGDQSGIQEELQFARTRSLREQLAKNQESQEPFTSFEKTSLTSVRKNVDFMMQELSQISLILNTMGGGEKTMGMINSEPEVASFALNQPNISESLDHEEESNQSVDSASSHQSQLDVADSMHSEVGSALSEPSGLGDVENLDHSESSNQSFDSELTRDVTDQLKMDHEMEANQSLDSELTGEMSNQSSSVVSEGSISEEDIGEELKSHEIDQIVSSPSKTNENTPKTDDSQDIQPKEAIHTYRPFKTIEVPAKEPTSSLCTESIEEQPLNQEPQFATGTHLDKDGYKVSAQLTESESRLLMRMALKQALNDLESGQSKYKATILEAETE
- the LOC6608160 gene encoding uncharacterized protein LOC6608160, encoding MLNSLAKRIVLMPSLIALEDTCRSIHVTALMARMGKDFCPVSEVPDCKVVKKRPGSPTDPPVRPCSEEGCTHPRYSCCVSTGISANPCADPSKKTKFVSMWKSYKDEDTNRPEAMWHYPEECCPKCEDTRFDVLYYTPSDKCREFQRTWWECCPKMVPKRVCCWCDAIPPEVLRRDLPICPRSACLAEHERKRYKCLNKRYKGCLRVRMPCCRTARIPPDCRAFPGPSDCEKIKCPFPSYSECVQEDPAVIPTRPPECECLKKASQCEQIRRGRHMENNNISIWPCTSRGT
- the LOC6608161 gene encoding uncharacterized protein LOC6608161, whose translation is MGTSVLATMCAERLTKLLVRYSRAQPPVGRNQSHCVDNVLSPLPRSEATTAFLKPMNAAGQVHPPLKPANKWQPMGTITSIGQRFQREAMDEICARAKDRLLPKTEPQRLNFSRNHALFPNKSRGLEDWKNPGSGRYSAPFVSLFQSPNCPSLPKKSFSHPLAFDRQKLYRDCY